The Athalia rosae chromosome 7, iyAthRosa1.1, whole genome shotgun sequence genome window below encodes:
- the LOC105693698 gene encoding calcium-transporting ATPase type 2C member 1 isoform X1 — MFKEKSHKFSTMIEDLDPDMWLTTAEAASLGAEEVAARLRVDPRTGLWWREAELRRQLTGYNELIVREEEPTWKKYIEQFKNPLILLLLGSAVVSVFMKQFDDAVSITVAIVIVVTVAFVQEYRSEKSLAELNKLVPPTCHCLRDGHLGTFLARNLVPGDIVHLNIGDRVPADIRIFEAIDLAIDESSFTGETEPAQKYTAPLLKTNGHSVKKNIAFMGTLVRCGNGKGIVVNTGEKSEFGEVFAMMQAEEAPKTPLQRSMDILGAQLSFYSFCIIGIIMLIGWIQGKAVLEMFTISVSLAVAAIPEGLPIVVTVTLALGVMRMAKRKVIVKKLPTVETLGCVNVICSDKTGTLTKNEMTVTTLLTSEGYSADVSGTGYNDHGEINIHKCDNVELARSAIYNMLEVGCVCNNAVMQNDVLLGQPTEGALIAVAMKNRMYGAVDKYLRLQEYPFSSEQKMMAVRCATKYGPQKEEIFFVKGAMEKILPQCTKYSANGQLYSLNQKKEQEILTEAYDIGKKGLRVMGLARGTSLQDLVYVGLVGICDPPRPHVRESITTLMNSGVKVKMVTGDAKETATAIADMIGLDTIHMQVMSGDEMDTLSEHQLEQVIGNISVFYRVTPKHKLCIVKALQRNGNIVGMTGDGVNDGVALKKADIGIAMGKNGTDVCKEAADMILVDDDFQAIIAAIEEGKGIFYNIRNFVRFQLSTSIAALSLIALATLMGIPNPLNAMQILWINIIMDGPPAQSLGVEPVDRDVLKQKPRDTKEPMITRHLIVNVLLSAAIIILGTLWVYNREMTSGGITARDTTMTFTCFVFFDMFNALSCRSQTKSIFTIGLFSNKMFLLAVTLSVVGQMLVIYFPPLQKVFQTEALTFKDILFLVTLTASVFIISEIKKLLERQLDRRRISGRHYIKTELDFV, encoded by the exons AtgtttaaagaaaaatctcACAAGTTTTCGACAATG ATAGAAGACTTGGATCCAGACATGTGGCTGACAACAGCCGAGGCTGCAAGCTTGGGGGCGGAAGAAGTTGCAGCCAGATTGCGAGTCGATCCTCGGACAGGATTATGGTGGAGAGAAGCAGAGTTGCGAAGGCAACTCACCGGTTACAACGAATTGATCGTTCGTGAGGAAGAACCAacctggaaaaaatatatcgaacaGTTCAAGAATCCATTGATTTTGCTTCTTCTTGGATCTGCGGTTGTCAGCGTGTTCATGAAACAATTCGATGATGCTGTCAGTATTACAGTGGCCATCGTCATAGTGGTTACGGTAGCATTTGTACAGGAATACAGATCTGAAAAATCTCTAGCAGAGTTGAATAAATTGGTGCCACCGACTTGCCATTG CTTACGTGATGGACATTTGGGAACATTTCTTGCCAGAAATTTAGTACCTGGTGATATCGTTCATTTAAATATCGGTGACAGAGTACCAGCAGATATCAGAATATTTGAAGCGATTGATTTGGCAATTGACGAAAGTAGTTTCACAGGAGAAACTGAACCAGCTCAGAAATACACTGCACCTTTACTCAAAACAAATGGACACAGTGTCAAGAAAAATATCGCTTTTATGGGCACACTGGTGCGCTGTGGAAATGGCAag GGTATCGTTGTTAATACAGGAGAAAAGAGTGAGTTTGGTGAGGTCTTTGCAATGATGCAAGCGGAAGAGGCTCCAAAAACGCCTTTGCAGAGAAGCATGGACATTCTGGGTGCTCAGTTGTCGTTTTACTCATTTTGTATTATTGGTATAATTATGCTGATTGGCTGGATACAAGGAAAGGCTGTGCTGGAAATGTTTACCATCAGCGTCAGCTTGGCAGTTGCAGCCATCCCTGAAGGACTCCCCATAGTTGTCACAGTTACTCTTGCATTGGGTGTTATGAGAATGGCAAAGCGAAAAGTTATCGTTAAAAAACTTCCCACCGTCGAGACGCTCG GGTGCGTAAACGTTATATGCTCCGACAAGACGGGTACGTTAACAAAGAATGAGATGACTGTTACCACACTTTTAACATCCGAAGGGTATTCGGCGGACGTTAGCGGAACGGGGTATAATGATCATggagaaataaatattcataaatgCGACAACGTCGAACTTGCACGTAGCGCTATTTACAACATGCTCGAG GTTGGCTGTGTTTGTAATAATGCGGTCATGCAAAATGACGTTCTCCTGGGTCAACCTACGGAAGGTGCTTTGATAGCTGTTGCAATGAAAAATAGGATGTACGGAGCCGTCGACAAATATCTTCGACTTCAGGAATATCCATTTTCGtcagaacaaaaaatgatggcAGTTAGATGTGCCACTAAGTACGGACCT caaaaggaagaaatatttttcgtaaaaGGTGccatggaaaaaatattgccaCAATGTACGAAATATTCGGCTAATGGTCAGCTATATTCGCTCaatcagaaaaaagaacaggaaATCTTAACGGAGGCTTATgacattggaaaaaaaggctTAAGAG tAATGGGTCTAGCTCGTGGGACTTCGCTTCAAGATCTCGTTTACGTTGGTTTGGTAGGAATTTGTGATCCGCCAAGACCCCACGTTCGCGAATCAATTACAACATTAATGAACAGTGGTGTTAAAGTTAAAATGGTAACAGGTGATGCAAAAGAAACAGCAACGGCTATAG CTGATATGATAGGGTTGGACACGATACACATGCAGGTCATGTCTGGAGATGAAATGGATACTTTAAGCGAGCACCAATTGGAACAGGTCATCGGCAATATAAGCGTATTCTATCGGGTGACACCTAAACACAAATTGTGTATAGTGAAAGCATTGCAAAGAAATGGCAATATTGTGGGTATGACAGGAGACGGAGTAAATGATGGCGTCGCTTTGAAGAAGGCTGATATTGGTATCGCcatgggaaaaaatggaacCGATGTGTGCAAGGAAGCTGCTGACATGATTTTGGTAGACGACGATTTCCAAGCCATCAT CGCGGCGATTGAGGAAGGGAAaggaattttttacaatattcgAAACTTTGTGAGATTTCAATTGAGTACCAGTATCGCTGCTTTGTCATTAATCGCGTTAGCGACGCTGATGGGAATCCCGAATCCACTAAATGCCATGCAAATTTTGTGGATAAATATTATCATGGATGGTCCGCCAGCTCAGAG TTTGGGAGTAGAACCCGTTGACAGAGATGTACTCAAACAAAAGCCGCGCGACACAAAGGAACCTATGATTACGCGACATTTGATTGTAAATGTCCTATTGTCGGCAGCTATCATTATTCTCGGCACTCTATGGGTTTACAATAGGGAG ATGACATCGGGAGGAATCACCGCCAGAGATACAACAATGACGTTTACctgtttcgtattttttgatATGTTTAACGCATTGAGTTGCAGGTCACAG ACAAAGTCAATATTCACTATTGGTTTATTTAGTAATAAAATGTTTCTGCTCGCTGTGACATTGTCCGTTGTTGGGCAAATGTTGGTCATCTATTTTCCTCCGCtacaaaaagtttttcaaacagAAGCTCTCACATTCAAAG ATATATTATTCTTAGTGACGCTTACCGCTAGTGTATTTATAAtcagtgaaataaaaaaattgttggaacGACAACTGGATAGACGAAGGATCAGTGGTCGACATTACATTAAAACTGAATTGGATTTCGTGTAA
- the LOC105693698 gene encoding calcium-transporting ATPase type 2C member 1 isoform X2, protein MWLTTAEAASLGAEEVAARLRVDPRTGLWWREAELRRQLTGYNELIVREEEPTWKKYIEQFKNPLILLLLGSAVVSVFMKQFDDAVSITVAIVIVVTVAFVQEYRSEKSLAELNKLVPPTCHCLRDGHLGTFLARNLVPGDIVHLNIGDRVPADIRIFEAIDLAIDESSFTGETEPAQKYTAPLLKTNGHSVKKNIAFMGTLVRCGNGKGIVVNTGEKSEFGEVFAMMQAEEAPKTPLQRSMDILGAQLSFYSFCIIGIIMLIGWIQGKAVLEMFTISVSLAVAAIPEGLPIVVTVTLALGVMRMAKRKVIVKKLPTVETLGCVNVICSDKTGTLTKNEMTVTTLLTSEGYSADVSGTGYNDHGEINIHKCDNVELARSAIYNMLEVGCVCNNAVMQNDVLLGQPTEGALIAVAMKNRMYGAVDKYLRLQEYPFSSEQKMMAVRCATKYGPQKEEIFFVKGAMEKILPQCTKYSANGQLYSLNQKKEQEILTEAYDIGKKGLRVMGLARGTSLQDLVYVGLVGICDPPRPHVRESITTLMNSGVKVKMVTGDAKETATAIADMIGLDTIHMQVMSGDEMDTLSEHQLEQVIGNISVFYRVTPKHKLCIVKALQRNGNIVGMTGDGVNDGVALKKADIGIAMGKNGTDVCKEAADMILVDDDFQAIIAAIEEGKGIFYNIRNFVRFQLSTSIAALSLIALATLMGIPNPLNAMQILWINIIMDGPPAQSLGVEPVDRDVLKQKPRDTKEPMITRHLIVNVLLSAAIIILGTLWVYNREMTSGGITARDTTMTFTCFVFFDMFNALSCRSQTKSIFTIGLFSNKMFLLAVTLSVVGQMLVIYFPPLQKVFQTEALTFKDILFLVTLTASVFIISEIKKLLERQLDRRRISGRHYIKTELDFV, encoded by the exons ATGTGGCTGACAACAGCCGAGGCTGCAAGCTTGGGGGCGGAAGAAGTTGCAGCCAGATTGCGAGTCGATCCTCGGACAGGATTATGGTGGAGAGAAGCAGAGTTGCGAAGGCAACTCACCGGTTACAACGAATTGATCGTTCGTGAGGAAGAACCAacctggaaaaaatatatcgaacaGTTCAAGAATCCATTGATTTTGCTTCTTCTTGGATCTGCGGTTGTCAGCGTGTTCATGAAACAATTCGATGATGCTGTCAGTATTACAGTGGCCATCGTCATAGTGGTTACGGTAGCATTTGTACAGGAATACAGATCTGAAAAATCTCTAGCAGAGTTGAATAAATTGGTGCCACCGACTTGCCATTG CTTACGTGATGGACATTTGGGAACATTTCTTGCCAGAAATTTAGTACCTGGTGATATCGTTCATTTAAATATCGGTGACAGAGTACCAGCAGATATCAGAATATTTGAAGCGATTGATTTGGCAATTGACGAAAGTAGTTTCACAGGAGAAACTGAACCAGCTCAGAAATACACTGCACCTTTACTCAAAACAAATGGACACAGTGTCAAGAAAAATATCGCTTTTATGGGCACACTGGTGCGCTGTGGAAATGGCAag GGTATCGTTGTTAATACAGGAGAAAAGAGTGAGTTTGGTGAGGTCTTTGCAATGATGCAAGCGGAAGAGGCTCCAAAAACGCCTTTGCAGAGAAGCATGGACATTCTGGGTGCTCAGTTGTCGTTTTACTCATTTTGTATTATTGGTATAATTATGCTGATTGGCTGGATACAAGGAAAGGCTGTGCTGGAAATGTTTACCATCAGCGTCAGCTTGGCAGTTGCAGCCATCCCTGAAGGACTCCCCATAGTTGTCACAGTTACTCTTGCATTGGGTGTTATGAGAATGGCAAAGCGAAAAGTTATCGTTAAAAAACTTCCCACCGTCGAGACGCTCG GGTGCGTAAACGTTATATGCTCCGACAAGACGGGTACGTTAACAAAGAATGAGATGACTGTTACCACACTTTTAACATCCGAAGGGTATTCGGCGGACGTTAGCGGAACGGGGTATAATGATCATggagaaataaatattcataaatgCGACAACGTCGAACTTGCACGTAGCGCTATTTACAACATGCTCGAG GTTGGCTGTGTTTGTAATAATGCGGTCATGCAAAATGACGTTCTCCTGGGTCAACCTACGGAAGGTGCTTTGATAGCTGTTGCAATGAAAAATAGGATGTACGGAGCCGTCGACAAATATCTTCGACTTCAGGAATATCCATTTTCGtcagaacaaaaaatgatggcAGTTAGATGTGCCACTAAGTACGGACCT caaaaggaagaaatatttttcgtaaaaGGTGccatggaaaaaatattgccaCAATGTACGAAATATTCGGCTAATGGTCAGCTATATTCGCTCaatcagaaaaaagaacaggaaATCTTAACGGAGGCTTATgacattggaaaaaaaggctTAAGAG tAATGGGTCTAGCTCGTGGGACTTCGCTTCAAGATCTCGTTTACGTTGGTTTGGTAGGAATTTGTGATCCGCCAAGACCCCACGTTCGCGAATCAATTACAACATTAATGAACAGTGGTGTTAAAGTTAAAATGGTAACAGGTGATGCAAAAGAAACAGCAACGGCTATAG CTGATATGATAGGGTTGGACACGATACACATGCAGGTCATGTCTGGAGATGAAATGGATACTTTAAGCGAGCACCAATTGGAACAGGTCATCGGCAATATAAGCGTATTCTATCGGGTGACACCTAAACACAAATTGTGTATAGTGAAAGCATTGCAAAGAAATGGCAATATTGTGGGTATGACAGGAGACGGAGTAAATGATGGCGTCGCTTTGAAGAAGGCTGATATTGGTATCGCcatgggaaaaaatggaacCGATGTGTGCAAGGAAGCTGCTGACATGATTTTGGTAGACGACGATTTCCAAGCCATCAT CGCGGCGATTGAGGAAGGGAAaggaattttttacaatattcgAAACTTTGTGAGATTTCAATTGAGTACCAGTATCGCTGCTTTGTCATTAATCGCGTTAGCGACGCTGATGGGAATCCCGAATCCACTAAATGCCATGCAAATTTTGTGGATAAATATTATCATGGATGGTCCGCCAGCTCAGAG TTTGGGAGTAGAACCCGTTGACAGAGATGTACTCAAACAAAAGCCGCGCGACACAAAGGAACCTATGATTACGCGACATTTGATTGTAAATGTCCTATTGTCGGCAGCTATCATTATTCTCGGCACTCTATGGGTTTACAATAGGGAG ATGACATCGGGAGGAATCACCGCCAGAGATACAACAATGACGTTTACctgtttcgtattttttgatATGTTTAACGCATTGAGTTGCAGGTCACAG ACAAAGTCAATATTCACTATTGGTTTATTTAGTAATAAAATGTTTCTGCTCGCTGTGACATTGTCCGTTGTTGGGCAAATGTTGGTCATCTATTTTCCTCCGCtacaaaaagtttttcaaacagAAGCTCTCACATTCAAAG ATATATTATTCTTAGTGACGCTTACCGCTAGTGTATTTATAAtcagtgaaataaaaaaattgttggaacGACAACTGGATAGACGAAGGATCAGTGGTCGACATTACATTAAAACTGAATTGGATTTCGTGTAA
- the LOC105693701 gene encoding probable E3 ubiquitin-protein ligase RNF144A-B: MPSLRSLVVRRAPPIEMGAATSSVTSITPLKNIPDQKKVDKVEKFSGIRLPLLRKEPSSVSLTPVEKPLLSGGPNAPLLRPESCASLEARGGSWLSLGPGVLRKCETAVGLSTLALEGRPVNRSRVCSRCSSLLSLASSSRYSLAAGNFVPASSQSINGRLRCKLCLLDVPLTNTTLIESCGCSYCKDCMQSYAEFEINEGAYEISCPDAQCEQGGILSLQEIKDLVNPELMEKHHRFRLNRDVSVDKGRAWCPRAGCETVCSIGGEEGSVHPLGPVHCPSCSTEFCSQCREPWHIGTCPDVPSGIPIDNDRIKCCPMCSVPIEKDEGCAQMMCKRCKHVFCWYCLASLDDDFLLRHYDKGPCKNKLGHSRASVIWHRTQVIGIFAGFGLLLLVASPLLLLAAPCIVCCKCRVCGSSRLEQDEGLPEDTTA, from the exons ATGCCTAGTCTTAGATCACTCGTCGTTCGACGAGCCCCTCCTATAGAAATGGGAGCAGCTACAAGTTCGGTTACCTCCATAACGCcgctgaaaaatattcctgATCAGAAGAAAGTTGACAAAGTTGAGAAATTCTCTGGAATAAGATTACCGCTATTACGTAAAGAGCCAAGTTCTGTGAGCCTCACACCTGTGGAGAAACCTCTGCTTTCCGGAGGACCAAACGCGCCTCTTCTAAGACCTGAAAGCTGCGCTAGTTTGGAAGCACGAGGTGGAAGCTGGTTGAGTTTGGGACCTGGGGTGTTGAGAAAATGTGAGACTGCCGTCGGATTGAGTACTCTTGCTTTAGAAGGTCGTCCAGTCAATCGTAGCCGAGTATGTTCAAGATGCTCCAGTTTATTATCCCTGGCTTCAAGTTCAAGGTATAGTTTGGCTGCTGGTAATTTTGTACCTGCTTCATCTCAGTCCATCAATGGTCGATTACGATGCAAACTCTGCCTCCTCGATGTCCCGCTGACTAATACTACGCTAATTGAAAGCTGTGGTTGTTCATACTGCAAGGAT TGCATGCAAAGCTAcgctgaatttgaaatcaatgAGGGTGCTTATGAAATTAGTTGTCCTGATGCACAATGTGAACAAGGGggaattctttctcttcaagaAATCAAAGACCTCGTGAATCcagaattgatggaaaaacaTCACAGGTTTCGTCTGAACAGAG ATGTTTCCGTTGACAAAGGTCGGGCATGGTGCCCACGTGCAGGTTGTGAGACTGTGTGTTCGATAGGTGGAGAAGAAGGTAGCGTTCATCCTCTCGGACCTGTTCACTGTCCGAGTTGTTCCACAGAGTTTTGTTCGCAGTGTCGTGAACCATGGCACATCGGTACCTGCCCCGATGTACCCTCAGGTATACCAATTGACAACGATCGTATAAAATGTTGCCCAATGTGTTCCGTACCTATTGAAAAAGACGAAGGATGTGCTCAAATGATGTGCAAACGATGCAAACATGTGTTCTGCTGGTATTGTTTAGCATCATTGGAT GACGATTTCCTTCTCCGCCATTACGATAAAGGACCGTGTAAAAATAAACTGGGGCATTCGCGGGCTTCTGTAATATGGCACCGGACTCAAGTTATTGGAATATTTGCGGGATTCGGACTTCTTTTGCTCGTCGCATCGCCATTATTATTGCTAGCTGCACCATGTATAGTGTGTTGCAAATGCCGGGTGTGTGGTTCGTCTCGATTAGAACAAGATGAAGGTTTACCAGAAGATACGACGGCTTGA